The proteins below are encoded in one region of Oncorhynchus gorbuscha isolate QuinsamMale2020 ecotype Even-year linkage group LG01, OgorEven_v1.0, whole genome shotgun sequence:
- the LOC124039099 gene encoding ceramide kinase-like isoform X3: MEKQPRLLTSQLLLKNSLFEVSLNRVLLTWKEIATKKKRVSGGIHHPCKVGVCFPTFLRRDKGESGTSHGVSVSEILAVRELDVDSGTKDDGRWQKMPQKSTEACPYAFTVSYVERAWQHRWRCSDVTFHCLEGALCQQWVQTIREQLTALTSRPKHLLVYINPYGGKQQGERIYEQKVAPLFTLASISTHVIVTEHANHARDHLKTEAELKKYDGVVCVGGDGMFSEMVHGLVSRTQRDNGVDQNSPEEKLVPCTLRIGIIPAGSTDCICYATVGINDPVTSALHIIVGDAQPMDVCSVHHNNTFLRYSVSLLGYGFYGDVLADSERKRWMGPARYDFSGFKTFLTHHYYEGTVSFLPATDILGTPRDKTRCRAGCFICQHNGQLYSEDAPEICETDPDVSDSEYKGGWRVIRGKFLAINAASMSCACPRSPKGLSPAAHLADGTTDLILVRKCSRFNFLRHLLRHTSKYDQFDMTFVEVHRVRRFRFTPRYCQSDSELDLRENGKRLFSQICRDHPACSCSPAYSSWNCDGEILPHAAIEVGVHCQLIKLFARGIEEQPVFEDLPNPCAV, translated from the exons GTGTCTGTTTTCCTACGTTTCTGCGCAGAGACAAAGGAGAGTCAG GTACCAGTCACGGTGTGTCAGTGTCTGAGATCCTAGCAGTCAGGGAGCTCGACGTGGACAGCGGGACGAAAGATGACGGCAGGTGGCAGAAAATGCCTCAGAAATCGACCGAGGCCTGTCCGTACGCATTCACAG TGTCCTACGTGGAGAGAGCGTGGCAGCACCGCTGGCGGTGTAGTGACGTCACCTTCCACTGCCTAGAGGGGGCACTCTGTCAGCAGTGGGTCCAGACCATCAGAGAGCAGCTCACAGCATTGA CCAGCAGACCCAAGCATTTGCTGGTGTACATCAACCCCTATGGGGGCAAGCAGCAAGGCGAGCGTATTTACGAGCAGAAAGTCGCCCCTCTCTTCACCCTTGCCTCCATCTCCACGCACGTGATTG TTACAGAGCATGCCAATCATGCCAGGGACCACCTGAAGACAGAGGCTGAGTTGAAGAAATATGATGG agtggtgtgtgtgggtggggacGGCATGTTCAGTGAAATGGTTCACGGCCTGGTCTCCCGGACCCAGAGGGACAACGGCGTGGACCAGAACAGCCCGGAGGAGAAGCTGGTACCCTGTACTCTGCGCATTGGCATTATACCCGCAG GTTCAACGGACTGCATCTGCTATGCAACTGTAGGCATCAACGACCCTGTGACCTCGGCCTTACACATCATAGTGG GAGATGCCCAGCCAATGGACGTGTGCTCGGTCCATCACAACAACACATTCCTGAGGTACTCTGTGTCCCTGCTTGGGTACGGTTTCTATGGCGACGTGCTGGCAGACAGCGAAAGGAAACGATGGATGGGACCAGCCAGATACGACTTTTCAG GTTTTAAGACGTTTCTCACACATCACTACTATGAAGGGACTGTGTCTTTTCTACCAGCAACGGACATATTGGGAACTCCACGAGACAAGACCAGGTGTAGAGCTGG GTGCTTCATATGCCAACACAACGGACAGCTGTATTCCGAGGATGCCCCAGAGATTTGTGAGACTGATCCAGATGTTTCAGACAGTG AATACAAAGGGGGGTGGCGGGTGATCAGAGGGAAGTTCCTGGCCATCAACGCGGCCAGTATGAGCTGTGCCTGTCCCCGTAGTCCCAAGGGCCTGTCCCCCGCTGCCCACCTTGCTGACGGCACCACCGACCTCATCCTCGTACGCAAGTGCTCTCGATTCAACTTCCTGCGCCACCTGCTACGCCACACCAGCAAATACGACCAG TTTGACATGACCTTTGTAGAAGTGCACCGTGTGCGGCGCTTCCGCTTCACCCCGCGCTACTGCCAGAGTGACTCCGAGTTGGACCTGAGGGAGAATGGCAAGAGGCTCTTCAGCCAGATCTGCCGAGACCACCCGGCCTGCAGCTGTAGCCCTGCCTACAGCAGCTGGAACTGTGACGGCGAGATCCTCCCTCATGCTGCCATTGAAGTCGG AGTGCACTGCCAGTTGATCAAGCTGTTTGCGCGAGGGATCGAAGAGCAGCCTGTGTTTGAGGACCTTCCCAACCCGTGTGCAGTATag
- the LOC124039099 gene encoding ceramide kinase-like isoform X5 gives MQVQRTNIYAQGVCFPTFLRRDKGESGTSHGVSVSEILAVRELDVDSGTKDDGRWQKMPQKSTEACPYAFTVSYVERAWQHRWRCSDVTFHCLEGALCQQWVQTIREQLTALTSRPKHLLVYINPYGGKQQGERIYEQKVAPLFTLASISTHVIVTEHANHARDHLKTEAELKKYDGVVCVGGDGMFSEMVHGLVSRTQRDNGVDQNSPEEKLVPCTLRIGIIPAGSTDCICYATVGINDPVTSALHIIVGDAQPMDVCSVHHNNTFLRYSVSLLGYGFYGDVLADSERKRWMGPARYDFSGFKTFLTHHYYEGTVSFLPATDILGTPRDKTRCRAGCFICQHNGQLYSEDAPEICETDPDVSDSEYKGGWRVIRGKFLAINAASMSCACPRSPKGLSPAAHLADGTTDLILVRKCSRFNFLRHLLRHTSKYDQFDMTFVEVHRVRRFRFTPRYCQSDSELDLRENGKRLFSQICRDHPACSCSPAYSSWNCDGEILPHAAIEVGVHCQLIKLFARGIEEQPVFEDLPNPCAV, from the exons GTGTCTGTTTTCCTACGTTTCTGCGCAGAGACAAAGGAGAGTCAG GTACCAGTCACGGTGTGTCAGTGTCTGAGATCCTAGCAGTCAGGGAGCTCGACGTGGACAGCGGGACGAAAGATGACGGCAGGTGGCAGAAAATGCCTCAGAAATCGACCGAGGCCTGTCCGTACGCATTCACAG TGTCCTACGTGGAGAGAGCGTGGCAGCACCGCTGGCGGTGTAGTGACGTCACCTTCCACTGCCTAGAGGGGGCACTCTGTCAGCAGTGGGTCCAGACCATCAGAGAGCAGCTCACAGCATTGA CCAGCAGACCCAAGCATTTGCTGGTGTACATCAACCCCTATGGGGGCAAGCAGCAAGGCGAGCGTATTTACGAGCAGAAAGTCGCCCCTCTCTTCACCCTTGCCTCCATCTCCACGCACGTGATTG TTACAGAGCATGCCAATCATGCCAGGGACCACCTGAAGACAGAGGCTGAGTTGAAGAAATATGATGG agtggtgtgtgtgggtggggacGGCATGTTCAGTGAAATGGTTCACGGCCTGGTCTCCCGGACCCAGAGGGACAACGGCGTGGACCAGAACAGCCCGGAGGAGAAGCTGGTACCCTGTACTCTGCGCATTGGCATTATACCCGCAG GTTCAACGGACTGCATCTGCTATGCAACTGTAGGCATCAACGACCCTGTGACCTCGGCCTTACACATCATAGTGG GAGATGCCCAGCCAATGGACGTGTGCTCGGTCCATCACAACAACACATTCCTGAGGTACTCTGTGTCCCTGCTTGGGTACGGTTTCTATGGCGACGTGCTGGCAGACAGCGAAAGGAAACGATGGATGGGACCAGCCAGATACGACTTTTCAG GTTTTAAGACGTTTCTCACACATCACTACTATGAAGGGACTGTGTCTTTTCTACCAGCAACGGACATATTGGGAACTCCACGAGACAAGACCAGGTGTAGAGCTGG GTGCTTCATATGCCAACACAACGGACAGCTGTATTCCGAGGATGCCCCAGAGATTTGTGAGACTGATCCAGATGTTTCAGACAGTG AATACAAAGGGGGGTGGCGGGTGATCAGAGGGAAGTTCCTGGCCATCAACGCGGCCAGTATGAGCTGTGCCTGTCCCCGTAGTCCCAAGGGCCTGTCCCCCGCTGCCCACCTTGCTGACGGCACCACCGACCTCATCCTCGTACGCAAGTGCTCTCGATTCAACTTCCTGCGCCACCTGCTACGCCACACCAGCAAATACGACCAG TTTGACATGACCTTTGTAGAAGTGCACCGTGTGCGGCGCTTCCGCTTCACCCCGCGCTACTGCCAGAGTGACTCCGAGTTGGACCTGAGGGAGAATGGCAAGAGGCTCTTCAGCCAGATCTGCCGAGACCACCCGGCCTGCAGCTGTAGCCCTGCCTACAGCAGCTGGAACTGTGACGGCGAGATCCTCCCTCATGCTGCCATTGAAGTCGG AGTGCACTGCCAGTTGATCAAGCTGTTTGCGCGAGGGATCGAAGAGCAGCCTGTGTTTGAGGACCTTCCCAACCCGTGTGCAGTATag
- the LOC124039099 gene encoding ceramide kinase-like isoform X4, giving the protein MEKQPRLLTSQLLLKNSLFEVSLNRVLLTWKEIATKKKRVSGGIHHPCKVGTSHGVSVSEILAVRELDVDSGTKDDGRWQKMPQKSTEACPYAFTVSYVERAWQHRWRCSDVTFHCLEGALCQQWVQTIREQLTALTSRPKHLLVYINPYGGKQQGERIYEQKVAPLFTLASISTHVIVTEHANHARDHLKTEAELKKYDGVVCVGGDGMFSEMVHGLVSRTQRDNGVDQNSPEEKLVPCTLRIGIIPAGSTDCICYATVGINDPVTSALHIIVGDAQPMDVCSVHHNNTFLRYSVSLLGYGFYGDVLADSERKRWMGPARYDFSGFKTFLTHHYYEGTVSFLPATDILGTPRDKTRCRAGCFICQHNGQLYSEDAPEICETDPDVSDSEYKGGWRVIRGKFLAINAASMSCACPRSPKGLSPAAHLADGTTDLILVRKCSRFNFLRHLLRHTSKYDQFDMTFVEVHRVRRFRFTPRYCQSDSELDLRENGKRLFSQICRDHPACSCSPAYSSWNCDGEILPHAAIEVGVHCQLIKLFARGIEEQPVFEDLPNPCAV; this is encoded by the exons GTACCAGTCACGGTGTGTCAGTGTCTGAGATCCTAGCAGTCAGGGAGCTCGACGTGGACAGCGGGACGAAAGATGACGGCAGGTGGCAGAAAATGCCTCAGAAATCGACCGAGGCCTGTCCGTACGCATTCACAG TGTCCTACGTGGAGAGAGCGTGGCAGCACCGCTGGCGGTGTAGTGACGTCACCTTCCACTGCCTAGAGGGGGCACTCTGTCAGCAGTGGGTCCAGACCATCAGAGAGCAGCTCACAGCATTGA CCAGCAGACCCAAGCATTTGCTGGTGTACATCAACCCCTATGGGGGCAAGCAGCAAGGCGAGCGTATTTACGAGCAGAAAGTCGCCCCTCTCTTCACCCTTGCCTCCATCTCCACGCACGTGATTG TTACAGAGCATGCCAATCATGCCAGGGACCACCTGAAGACAGAGGCTGAGTTGAAGAAATATGATGG agtggtgtgtgtgggtggggacGGCATGTTCAGTGAAATGGTTCACGGCCTGGTCTCCCGGACCCAGAGGGACAACGGCGTGGACCAGAACAGCCCGGAGGAGAAGCTGGTACCCTGTACTCTGCGCATTGGCATTATACCCGCAG GTTCAACGGACTGCATCTGCTATGCAACTGTAGGCATCAACGACCCTGTGACCTCGGCCTTACACATCATAGTGG GAGATGCCCAGCCAATGGACGTGTGCTCGGTCCATCACAACAACACATTCCTGAGGTACTCTGTGTCCCTGCTTGGGTACGGTTTCTATGGCGACGTGCTGGCAGACAGCGAAAGGAAACGATGGATGGGACCAGCCAGATACGACTTTTCAG GTTTTAAGACGTTTCTCACACATCACTACTATGAAGGGACTGTGTCTTTTCTACCAGCAACGGACATATTGGGAACTCCACGAGACAAGACCAGGTGTAGAGCTGG GTGCTTCATATGCCAACACAACGGACAGCTGTATTCCGAGGATGCCCCAGAGATTTGTGAGACTGATCCAGATGTTTCAGACAGTG AATACAAAGGGGGGTGGCGGGTGATCAGAGGGAAGTTCCTGGCCATCAACGCGGCCAGTATGAGCTGTGCCTGTCCCCGTAGTCCCAAGGGCCTGTCCCCCGCTGCCCACCTTGCTGACGGCACCACCGACCTCATCCTCGTACGCAAGTGCTCTCGATTCAACTTCCTGCGCCACCTGCTACGCCACACCAGCAAATACGACCAG TTTGACATGACCTTTGTAGAAGTGCACCGTGTGCGGCGCTTCCGCTTCACCCCGCGCTACTGCCAGAGTGACTCCGAGTTGGACCTGAGGGAGAATGGCAAGAGGCTCTTCAGCCAGATCTGCCGAGACCACCCGGCCTGCAGCTGTAGCCCTGCCTACAGCAGCTGGAACTGTGACGGCGAGATCCTCCCTCATGCTGCCATTGAAGTCGG AGTGCACTGCCAGTTGATCAAGCTGTTTGCGCGAGGGATCGAAGAGCAGCCTGTGTTTGAGGACCTTCCCAACCCGTGTGCAGTATag